The Raphanus sativus cultivar WK10039 chromosome 2, ASM80110v3, whole genome shotgun sequence DNA segment TCGGGAGCATGGCAACGATCAGCTATTTCGTCCAGTGTCAATGGCTCTACTGGGTCTTTACAACTGCAGGTAGTAAAAGAGCGGATTACAAAATACGATATAAGTGGCCTCTTCTGACAAGGTTAGGAAGAGACGCATTCGTACCTGGCTTCATTAAGAACTGACAATACACGCTTTTGCAGGGCCAGAACTTCTGCTGCTGCCTTTTTACCAGCTTCCACACCTGATGTCATTGTCAGATTAAGTTAACAAATTTCAGTTGTGCAAATAGCAGAACATAAGTTATCAAATTTGGTAGAACATTAAGTTTAAAAGTTTGGTCGGAATATCTGTACCGGGTTGGTGGTAAGCATTAATGTTGACAAGTGAGGCATATAAACCGACAGCTCTTTCGTAAAGAGCTATAAGAGCACCAACAGATCTTGGTGTCACTTCCTCAATGGTAACACTAATGGACTCTCTGCCGTTTGCATATAAAGCAGATCTAGTTCCCTGCACAAATTCAAAACAGTTCATCAGTTGTCCATATAACTAACTATCTCCCCCTAAGTCGTAGGAAAAGAGATTCGTGAAACCAGACCTGTAGCATCCCAAAGAGGTAGTCTCCACAAGTGACACCTGGCTCAAGATCCCAATCATGACCTGGGGGTCTGTCACGTAGTACTTCTATGAAGGTTGCAAAGAAATTGTGGACACCCTCTCTCAGCTGTTGAATGTAGCTAATGAAATtcaacaaattaataaatactgTTGTATCAAGAGCTCCCttgtagaaaatatatatatgaataaggGAAACTCACGCGTGCTGATCTGTGCTCCCTTTGTTTCCATATACAGTTAACCCTTGGTTAACCTGCAAATTCAAATGACCCGATCACACTTGCAATAACAAGGTTGGAGAAAACAGTACACATTGTTTCAACTCTTCCATGACAGAGGGGTAACAAATTCAACTCAATCATGCATACACACAAGTAACTAAGTAAGTTACCAAGATATTATTAATAGCGGGCATTAATTGCAAGACCAATTTGTATATACTTCTCATATGCTCATGAACTTTTTCATTAAGGGAACTGTAGTGAAAATTGAAGAAAGAGTATGCCTTACAGTGTTACCGTCAAGATCAAACTCCTTTCCTAGTGATTCCATGACCAGCTGCTGCAAATACCGGCTAAATAGTAATAAGCTATCCTTGTAAGGAAGGATAACCATATCCTGtagaagaaatgaaaaaatgaGTAAAAACTCAATCTCTTGCTAGCCTTTAGACACTCATGAAAAAAGTTGAGGGAAACTACCTTGGAACCAACGCCATCAGAAGCCCAGTACCAGCACATTGCTAAGAGCGCTGCAGGGTTATTCTTGAGCTGAAAGAAATTAACAGGCGAGTCAGGAAAACCCAACCATGTGATTACGGttcataaattcatattttcagTGAAGGAGTTCATCATACACAAGCTACAACAACTAAGACTTACAGAAGTTGTCCTAGTAGCCTCATCCATTATAGCAGCACCAGCAAGCATCTCTCTAATATCAATCCCCTATACGATGACAGTTCATTAACATACATAAAGTAGTAGTAAGTTTAAGCGAATGTATCATCAGTTACCTGTAGTGCTGCTGGAAGCAGACCAACGGCAGACATTACTGATGTTCTTCCACCCACCCAGTCGTACATGGGAAATCTAGCTAACCAGCCTTCAATTCTCGCCGTGTTATCCAGCAACGAGTTTTCTTGCGTTATTGCAACACCCTGCGCATAAGCATACAGGTAGTTGAAGCTAaactaaatacaaaataaatctGAAGGTGTCTAATGATCCATGGTAAAGCAGTTCTTATAATCAGACAAGATAAACTTGTCTGCAGTACGAAAAGCAGAAAGAAAAACCTGAGGTCAAAACCTGTTTTGCGAAGTTCAGACCAGCGTCACGGAATGCTTTCTGTACTTCCAATAGTCCATTTCTAGTTTCAGGAGTACCTCCACTCTAGGAGAAAAGCCATGGTTGCCGATATCAGGACCAAGTAGTATCATATAAACAGTCTGTTTACACAAATGAATAAAGTCCGCACACCTTTGAAATGACAATTACTAAAGTTGAGGCAAGCTCTGGCCCAAGTTGTGCGATCTGATGATCTATTCCAGCAGGGTCGGTGTTGTCGATGAACCTTATCTATCAACAGTCAAACCCGAgtaaagcaaaacaaaaaaaattgagactTTCAATAAGGTACTCAACAAATTAGACTCATCGAATCAGACAAAGCCAAGACAATGTAGCAAAGTTAAAAGACCAAAGGGACTTAGCCAAGAATCTTAACAACAAGGATATAATAAAAAGCGAGATGTTAACgaaagagatatcatatctcgactccatgaTCGTTTATGAAAACGTTTTCCGGTTCGGTTTCATTTCGTCTTTCAATCGTTTTTTCCTTAACATCTTgcttttattatattgtttatttgaCTACAATACTGACTACAATTAGAACAGCTTCAGATACCTTCAACGGAGGATTATCAGGAGCCAAAGCCTCGGCTACAAACTGAGGTCCGAGAGCAGAGCCACCAATGCCAACAGAGAGTATCTGAGTAAAACGACCCGCAGGAGAAGACGGTGGCTTTATCTGTCACAACCAAACAAGATTTTCAAACAGTGAGCTAAAGCAAAAACACTCTGCATTGCAAAGGTGTGAGATCGAGTAGTAATAATAAACCTTTCCAGAGACTACGTCATCAGCGAAACTACAGATGGAATCAAGCGTGTTCTCGATCAATGTCCTTAAAGCCGGCCTAGGAGCGAGACTAGAGTTCCTAAGCCAGTAATGACCAACCATCCTTCCTTCGTCTGGATTCGCTATAGAACCCTTTTCAAGATCCTCCATAGCCTTAAACGCGCCTTTGAATCTACCCTCCATATCGGCCACGAACTCGTCTGTGAACCCGACGCGACTGACATCGAGATACAGCCCGAGGTCTTTCTGCTGGTATAGCCAGTCGAGGTACCGCTTCCAGAGCGCATCGGGGTCTTTGATCAGCTCCTTCTTGGCGGCGACATCTAAGTGCGAAGTGTCGGAGGAGCGTGACGCGGAGAGAGTCAACGGTGGAAGGTGGGTTGGTTTGGAGGTGTGTGGGAAAGAGAAAGAGTCTCCTCCTCTGGTCGTCGGTGCCGTGAGTGGTTTAACGGATTGTttgagagaaggagaagaagagtagAGGGTTGAGAGAGAGGCCATCTCGCTCGGAGACAGCGATGTTTACGAgagaagcagagagagagagagagagagagagagagagagagagagagagagagagagagagtatattTGGTTTATTCGGGGTATCTTTTTATGTGTTTTCCGGTTTAGATATTTAAAGGAACCAAACCAGTGAAGAGAGATGTGTCTGAGAACAGAGTTTTGTCCTTTGGTGGAAGTGAACGGTTCTGCTTAGATTACGATTCATGAGCTATACGACTATACCAATGCTTCAATATCTATCTCTGAACCTTGGCATCATATTCTATTTTGCAAGTGGCCCAGCCATTTCTATAACTAACGCTTGGATTCCACATAAAAGAATGTGGAAGTGGTAGACCAAATGATTTGTGGTTTCTATTAGGTATgtgataataatatatttaggaGAATGTGAGTTTATTGTAGCTCAATTTTTGCCGGAAAAATCTAGTATGGTAAACCCCAGTCTCCTCTAACCACGATAGCTAGATTTATCCATAGGACCGTCTGCTCAAAGATCTATTATAATAGTTAAACAAGCGTGAACATAtgagttattttaattttcataatgTTTGTGGGTTATAACATCATGCATTATGCAACATATGTAGTAGTAGAATAACATTAGAGTATTTCAATAACCATGTTTTGGGCGTTCAACCTAACGGTACGTAGCTACAAATCTTTTGTTTAAAACATTCACTTCGATGTCTCGTAAAAGACGTAAGTGTTCTGGGaggtattattatttttttgctaaacaaaCAACTCTGGGAGGTATTAAGATTAAGCCTAGAGAAACATACATTTGTTGATTATTTTCTTGTAGCTTAATAACTTACTAGTCAAATGGTGGAAACGAAGCCAAAATGATTTAACTGGACCGAAGCACACATAATAGTGTAACAAACTGCGGTGGTTCGAGCTCATCAGCtacaaaaaggaaatttaaCGACCATATCTCTTGTCTATAgtccaaaaaaattataaactccGGCTCAAAACTTAttgaattaaaagaaaaagtgtAACGAACTGAAAGATGTATTCTGATTTACCAACAATGGTTAACTATCTTCTGCGTTCACAATGTTTTCCTACTTTTGGTTCTAAACTGGGCTTAAACCCACTCAAATTATCAGCCTAAAAACTGTCTTGTAACTGCCCTTTTGGGCTGAACCTTTTTTCATTctctttattttaatagaagGCCCTttctcaataaaaaaaacaatggttAATGACACGTTGCACTAACAAGGTCAAAGATAGAAAAAATGACACAAGAAAGTTGGTCGGTTAGAGTACCATTTTAAGAGTttccaaaattttcatataCAAGTATGAATGACCTGTACAAGTTTAAAGCTGAGCTGTACATCTAACATTTGGTTtcaaattttcttgttttattttatttttaacaactcaaattttcttgtttaagtatgaaaaaaaaatgtttttcatACTCAGATTTTCTTATTTAAGTATGAAAAAATGTTAGATTCGGAAATAAAGAATGT contains these protein-coding regions:
- the LOC108843444 gene encoding glucose-6-phosphate isomerase 1, chloroplastic isoform X1, which gives rise to MASLSTLYSSSPSLKQSVKPLTAPTTRGGDSFSFPHTSKPTHLPPLTLSASRSSDTSHLDVAAKKELIKDPDALWKRYLDWLYQQKDLGLYLDVSRVGFTDEFVADMEGRFKGAFKAMEDLEKGSIANPDEGRMVGHYWLRNSSLAPRPALRTLIENTLDSICSFADDVVSGKIKPPSSPAGRFTQILSVGIGGSALGPQFVAEALAPDNPPLKIRFIDNTDPAGIDHQIAQLGPELASTLVIVISKSGGTPETRNGLLEVQKAFRDAGLNFAKQGVAITQENSLLDNTARIEGWLARFPMYDWVGGRTSVMSAVGLLPAALQGIDIREMLAGAAIMDEATRTTSLKNNPAALLAMCWYWASDGVGSKDMVILPYKDSLLLFSRYLQQLVMESLGKEFDLDGNTVNQGLTVYGNKGSTDQHAYIQQLREGVHNFFATFIEVLRDRPPGHDWDLEPGVTCGDYLFGMLQGTRSALYANGRESISVTIEEVTPRSVGALIALYERAVGLYASLVNINAYHQPGVEAGKKAAAEVLALQKRVLSVLNEASCKDPVEPLTLDEIADRCHAPEEIEMIYKIIAHMSANDRVLIAEGSCGSPRSVKVFLGECNVDDMYA
- the LOC108843444 gene encoding glucose-6-phosphate isomerase 1, chloroplastic isoform X2, producing the protein MASLSTLYSSSPSLKQSVKPLTAPTTRGGDSFSFPHTSKPTHLPPLTLSASRSSDTSHLDVAAKKELIKDPDALWKRYLDWLYQQKDLGLYLDVSRVGFTDEFVADMEGRFKGAFKAMEDLEKGSIANPDEGRMVGHYWLRNSSLAPRPALRTLIENTLDSICSFADDVVSGKIKPPSSPAGRFTQILSVGIGGSALGPQFVAEALAPDNPPLKIRFIDNTDPAGIDHQIAQLGPELASTLVIVISKSGGTPETRNGLLEVQKAFRDAGLNFAKQGVAITQENSLLDNTARIEGWLARFPMYDWVGGRTSVMSAVGLLPAALQGIDIREMLAGAAIMDEATRTTSLKNNPAALLAMCWYWASDGVGSKDMVILPYKDSLLLFSRYLQQLVMESLGKEFDLDGNTVNQGLTVYGNKGSTDQHAYIQQLREGVHNFFATFIEVLRDRPPGHDWDLEPGVTCGDYLFGMLQGTRSALYANGRESISVTIEEVTPRSVGALIALYERAVGLYASLVNINAYHQPGVEAGKKAAAEVLALQKRVLSVLNEASCKDPVEPLTLDEIADRCHAPEEIEMIYKIIAHMF